The Antechinus flavipes isolate AdamAnt ecotype Samford, QLD, Australia chromosome 5, AdamAnt_v2, whole genome shotgun sequence DNA segment TAGTTATGCATTGGATCCAGGTTACTGTGATAGCCATTGAGAGATGGGGTCTTTGGTCCTAAACTGTCATCTTCATCTCTACTTTGCTTGTGGGCTTCCCAAACAGGAGGCAAAGATGGCAAGTTTTCATAGTTTAATAATGCAGTTCTCCTCTGAGCCGAGTTGTTGATATTCTGGGTATCTGAGGTACTGGTAGATGTCAGACGAACTCTCCTGACCCCTGAGGCACTAGGAATAGATAGCCCATTTATGTTTTCATACACCAGTTTGTTACCCGAGGGTGCCTCTTTTCGTTCATCACTGTCATACCCAGTGTCCCATTCAGTGTTATTGGTACCACTACCACTAACTTGTTCTTTTCCAAGTTGCTCcagtttttctctttccattaacTGCCTTTGAACAGGGGTTGGTCCTAAAACAAATTTGACTCCTTCAGGCTCAAGAAGAATCTGAGGATCTCTCTCCTCGATATCACTCTGCTCTTCTTTTGCTTTGTTACTTTCAACATTTGAAAGTCTTGTCTCTAAAGATATGTGTACACTtgatctgtttttcctttcttcttgtaCACCTGTAGTGTTGACGTAGGTATGAacctaaaggaaaatgaaaagttttaaatactGAGtaccaaagaacaaaagaatgtgCTTCATGATAAATTAGCTGTTCATTTTATTGTACAAtctcaatatcttttccttccaAACATTTATTCCATAAGGTTTTTATCCTAGTAATCTTTAGTGAAAGGTATGCCTTTGAAATCCCAAAACttcaatatttctaaaaatagagagaaattaTCCCTTCTCAGGACTTAAGCATGGTTCCTTAATGCTTCATAAAATTTGACCTAAAAGTAAAATTCAAGTCTTAGAACTAACTACAAACTATCTTACAACTAAGCCTAAACTTTCACAAGAGGTTAGTAAAGAAAAGAACAATAGAAAATAACAACTAAGGGCACCCTCAACAAATATGAAATTACTAGTTGGGCTATTCAACATTCTATTTCAGAAAGGTTACACTTTCTAATTCTACAATCATCTCCTTTCTTCAAACCTGCATAAAACTTGGTACCCTTTCCTGGTTGCAATCTCTTATATAAAACCTTATTTTCATTCTGGATCTTTTTCATCTTCACTACTTCACCAAATATCTGAGACCTTCCTAGTAACTTTGTTCCTATATAATGACAAAGATAAGTATAGCAGTATtcaatctaaataaaataaatatagtgaAAAACAATGATTAAGttctaaaaataaagattattttatggacaAGAAGAAAGTTAAATAAATGGTAGTCACAAAAATGCCACTGAGTCTTTggcttatttttatatcatttaactACTGACTTTATGGTAAAAAGATAAAGCTACCAGTTTCATCTATGATTATATATTTCagttgtgtacacacacacacacacacacacacacacacacacacacacacacactatgtagTTGTTTCTTTAGCAAGAAAGGAACAAAATTATGaattaatcttttatttcaatatttaattcaatttatttaacaaaatttacTGCAATAAACAAAGCAAATGACTTGTGGATTTAAGCTAAGAGGTTATTTGCCATATTTCGAGAATTAGATGTTGGAGTAAATGATATATTATTGAGAATAAAGTTAAcaatcattcaacaaaaattcattaagCAATTGTTTCTTGCAGGATACTATGAGGGACACTAAGgcataaaaattatttaacaaataaaacatgtacataaattactataaatatataatatatttcaaaaacttATATGGATTACCAATTACTTTTCAGAGAATTAAAATATGCAATACTAAAATTATGctgaacataattttttttgtttagacaATTCATAAAATACTTCAGGATCTTGTGGTCCGTTGGGCcatacttagcatagtaccttaCACACAATATTGGTTTAATTAAGTGAATATCAATTAGTGAACCAGTTATCAAAAAGCACAAGTTGATTGACATGTCCTATATTTTATGTGGAATTACTGAAATGAAACTCTAGATTTCCTGAGAACATCCAAGTTTTATAAATCTTGCAATTTTTACTGGAATTTTTGCTCAACCAATTATCATAAAAAAACATGGTAGTATTTCTAATCACGACATATATGTCATGGCTTATACCATGGCTTAAACCAATATATAACTTCTGCAATTCAAATGTAAAGAGAAGCTTGATGAATGAATCAGCTGCTATTCACTACTTAGACCTAACATACACTCTTTATCACAGTTAGCTAATTCATACTTACTTGTTCCTCAGCTACAAGCAATGGGTGTGTTGATTCTTCACCTACTGACGGAAGGCGTGCACTTCCCACAGAAGGATGTCTACTTGAAGGATGGGATGAAGCATCTCCAAATGATGGATATCGAGGATATCCATTAGGTAAATTCTGTGCACCAAATCCAGGAGctaataggatttttaaaaagaaagaatatgtgaCTGTGTAGTCATTATTTTACACATCTATCAGAATGCTAAAGGAGCCCACGGAATACATCAATAAGAAAGTGAAATTCTATTTGGGGGTGCTTTGAAAAACAACTATCATGGAAAGTAGAGGGTTTATAGGCAGATGTAGTGGCTTCAAGTGCCAAATTCTCAACAAAATGATCATTTAGTCACTAATCCTGCatgacaaaatattttcaagCTGCTCACGATTTAGAGttttaattatatacatattttactaGATAATAACCTAACTAAAATATAATCAATGACAATTCAGTCATAACCAATATTTGTTTTAGATTCATATTATTCAACACATCTATATCTGTACATCCTGGGCAGATAAGCCCAAGTCccccagggaaaaaaaaacaaaaaaccacaatACAACACACTTCCTTCCAGACCACATACTCTGTCTCCAGCTTAAGACACCACAACCTGCTTAAAAAAGCAGTCTTTATGGAATTGCAATCAGTATTTTTGTCTGTTAGTGCAACAGCTCCCACCTCTCCTGTAAGCCATAGCTACTAAAGACCTAGGAAAGAAAATTCTTGTCATTTAAATATGTGGTAGTGTTAAAGGGTTCAGTGTTAGAAACAGAATAGTTGCATCATGAAACAAAGTACCACGTCCTTTGCAGATTAAGGACTTCTGGgccctttccatctgacttgcaggTGAAACTAATCTTTGTTGTCAGGGACTGTCTTACTCTTCTACTTACAAATTCCTTGCAAACAGTAtatgcctccctccctccccaactctgtctctctgtccctcaccTCTTCTTAAGCATCTTTGTGAAGGCAGGTACTTACTAGTGGGTGTTCGAGGGGTTCTGGGGACTTCCAATTCAGTCTGTTGGTGATTCCTTTCCACTACCGGCTCTTCTACCACATTTATGCTATTATTCTGCATAATCTCTTGTAACATATTAAACAATTCTTCTGCACGGGTACACTTAAAAGCAAATATTcctacaaatataaaacaaaaagatggCAAATGAATGACTAccataaagaaacaaaactactTAAGTTCATTTAGACTACAATGAAAGAAGTCCttttaaatggataaaagatCAACCCCTTGCACTACCATATACCAAGTATTTGTTTTTATGAGAAAGTATCTCATATGGAGATATATCCTTCCCTGTTCTCCAGAAACTTGGAAGTCTACTAGGGAAGAAGATAATCACATGAACAAAGGGTTTACTATGTGCataagaaatatgtaaaatatacttTTGATTGAAGAATTTAGCAGATTTCATAAAGTTAAGTGGTATTTATGCTAGGCTATCAAATGATATCATAAAATTCTAAGTGTATACTTTACAACATACCTACTTTAAAACAAGTTTTACATGcactgttattttatttgattctcactacAAATTCTGTactgatataaatattattattattattattattgttatactcattttacagataaggaaatggggGTCATATGATTTGTCCAATACTCCACTGTTATGAAGATATAGGCCAGGACTGGAACCCAAGACAGATCTTCAGTTTCCAATGCTAATGTTTTTTGTTACATTAAAATGCTTTCCCCAAAAGTACTTATTCTAATAGAAGACCTGTAAATATAGTTTATGTGATAAATGAGGTATATTTCATGAAACAGTAAAGAGAATAATATGCAGACAGAAAACTTTGGTCAGACAAGATTGCCTTTTTCTCCGGTTTCTACTGATAAtcacgattaaaaaaaaaaaaaaaaaaaaaaaagcctgaagatTTAAGGAAAAGGCTGGGGAGAAAAAAGCTTACAGACATTTCAAAAGACAGAAACAATTGAATTTTTGTTTAACTCTTGGAAGATACACAATGGATAGTAATGCTATTAGGATGACAATCTTGAGCCATGTGAGCTCTGAGCAGTGAAGGAAACTCACAATAACAGAAAAGAacaaggcaaagaaaaagaaaaactttggggagaaggaaggcaaGGAGAGTTACTTGGAGTAATCTTGCAtaatccaaattaaaatatatgtccTCATCTTCTCTCAACTTGTagttttaattgttttcctttttttctaagcAAGCTAATTAAAatgtaacatttattatatgGCGTATTATCCCCATAACAATTCTGTGAGTCTATAATAagactcccattttatagatattctCTGAATTCAAGCAGAAATCCAGTGTTTTCCACTATGCTATGAGTCCTTCCTCCACAATGCCTTTAACCAAATTAAATCTGACCTAGTTAAAAGTACctaactacttttcttttttgaacccTTATAATATTCGAAATTTGCCTGCTCGATTTGCTTTAATCTTTTGAGATATAAGTCAATAATCTAATTTCCAAATTGCATCTCAgcacagaaaaaaagaggaagaatacaTTCTAATGACTTGAAAATTTTGTTTATGAagccttttaaaatgttataaatctttctaggaaaATAGGCATGatatcaaagaagaattaaaatatctttttttttttttttttaatcgtctcatggaaaaaatactggactAAGGCCCAAGATACCAGTGCCAGCCCTGTCATGAGTGAGTTGTGTGATCTTTAGCATGTCTAACACTCTGGACTTTAATATCCTCAGCTGTAGAAGAATCTCTAAAGTCCCAGGTTTGATTCCATGTTAAATTCTGTTATGAATTtgtttaaatgatttcttctaatGGTAAGTAATGGGTATTTTATAAAATCCTTTGTCAAGTTAGCCTTGACTCAAAAAGTCaaaaaattccataatattcatataccacaatttattcagccatcctccaattgatgggcatccactcagtttccagtttctggccactacaaagaaggctgccacaaacattcttaaaGTGCCTCTCTTTTACTCAAAAAATTCCAATAGCTCTTTTGACTCTACGAAAAAATATAAACCCTTCTGTATGGCTCTTAAAACCCTATTAAATTTCTAAAACTCTACACCTTTCCAAACTCACTGTGTTTAAAAGACACCCTGTATTTTCCCACCCTGCATTTCTATTGAAGGACATTATTCCTCCAATTTGTGTCTGTGCTATTTTCACCATTCCTTCTTACATCTATCCTCTTCTCTCTAGTCGCACTCTCACCACCTTAGTTCAGGCCCTCAATACCTCTCTTTCAGATTACTGTTAACAGGCTCCCATGGGATTTCTTTACTTCAACTCTATTCTCATTCCAGCCCATCATCCATATGGCACgacaaagtgatttttctgcAGGGCTGATCTGGCACTCACTCCCCTACTTAACTCTAATGGTTCATTGCTGCCTGGCCCCATCCTATCTTTGCACAGTCATCTATCCATTGATTCCCCTTCCTGCATTCTGCAACCTGCTAAAGTGGGATTTTCTTGGTTTGTTACACACAGTCTCTCATCTCTTATCTCTGGGTCTCTGTTCTATCCATCACCCTCTACGCTTAGGAATGCTCTCCTGccaacaaaaaaatttttctcttcttttaagacATATCCCAAGTACCACTTTCTAGATGAAGCTTTCCTGATCCAACCACTTACTCTCCTTCCTCCCAGGTTACTTTATGACTTTACATtatttctggctttcttttttatatttatgcatgtgCTTGTTTCCACTGTTAGAATATGACATTATTTATAGATGTATCTATAATATCTAGCATTTTGCTTAGCATTTAATccatacttgttgactgatttatTAATTCTT contains these protein-coding regions:
- the FRS2 gene encoding fibroblast growth factor receptor substrate 2, giving the protein MGSCCSCPDKETVPDNHRSKFKVINVDDDGNELGSGIMELTDTELILHTRKRDAVKWHYLCLRRYGYDSNLFSFESGRRCQTGQGIFAFKCTRAEELFNMLQEIMQNNSINVVEEPVVERNHQQTELEVPRTPRTPTTPGFGAQNLPNGYPRYPSFGDASSHPSSRHPSVGSARLPSVGEESTHPLLVAEEQVHTYVNTTGVQEERKNRSSVHISLETRLSNVESNKAKEEQSDIEERDPQILLEPEGVKFVLGPTPVQRQLMEREKLEQLGKEQVSGSGTNNTEWDTGYDSDERKEAPSGNKLVYENINGLSIPSASGVRRVRLTSTSTSDTQNINNSAQRRTALLNYENLPSLPPVWEAHKQSRDEDDSLGPKTPSLNGYHSNLDPMHNYVNTENVTVPASAHKVEFTRRRDCTPTVFNFDIRRPSLEHRQLNYIQVDLEGGSDSDNPQTPKTPTTPLPQTPTRRTELYAVIDIERTAAMSSLQKALPRDDGTSRKTRHNSTDLPM